The following proteins are encoded in a genomic region of Hippopotamus amphibius kiboko isolate mHipAmp2 chromosome 8, mHipAmp2.hap2, whole genome shotgun sequence:
- the MTERF4 gene encoding transcription termination factor 4, mitochondrial isoform X1: MAALGRQVFDWHRRIALTWALIARQTPQLGEQKRTTAFFLRTLTTASNGGGLEKSSFVEPQKCAQEPEHRTGLIQCLLEKQRTPVEREKIVSSLLDMGFSDVHVHELFSIQPGTHPQQLLDIISELILLGLNPESVCVALKKSPQLLKLPVMQMKKRSSYLRKLGLGEGKLKRVLYCCPEIFTMRQRDIEVIVGVLKEKCLFTVKQVTEILHRCPYVLREDPGELEYKFQYAYFRMGIKHVDVVRTDFLQYSMTKTKQRHLFLERLGRYQTPDKKGQTQVSNPLLKDILRVSEAEFLARTACSSAEEFEVFKKLLAREEEESEGCMADEESLEEEEEQELEEEEQEL, from the exons ATGGCGGCGCTGGGCCGGCAG GTCTTTGATTGGCACCGCCGGATCGCCCTCACCTGGGCCCTCATTGCTAGGCAGACTCCTCAGCTTGGAGAACAGAAAAGGACGACTGCTTTTTTCTTGCGTACGCTGACGACAGCCTCCAATGGAGGGGGCCTTGAGAAGTCGTCCTTTGTTGAACCCCAAAAGTGTGCACAGGAACCAGAGCACAGGACGGGGCTGATTCAGTGCCTCCTTGAGAAGCAGAGGACTCCTGTGGAGCGAGAGAAGATCGTCAGTTCCCTCCTGGACATGGGTTTCAGTGATGTCCACGTTCATGAACTGTTCAGCATACAGCCAGGTACCCACCCTCAACAGCTGCTGGACATCATTTCAGAGTTAATACTCCTGGGTCTGAATCCAGAATCTGTGTGTGTGGCCTTGAAGAAAAGTCCTCAGTTACTGAAACTGCCTGTAATGCAAATGAAGAAGCGCTCCAGTTACCTGCGCAAGCTGGGGCTTGGAGAAG GGAAATTAAAGAGGGTGCTTTACTGTTGCCCTGAAATTTTCACCATGCGTCAGCGGGACATTGAGGTCATTGTTGGGGTTCTCAAGGAGAAGTGCCTTTTCACGGTAAAGCAAGTCACTGAGATTTTGCACAGATGCCCCTATGTTCTTCGAGAGGACCCTGGTGAACTGGAATACAAATTCCAG TATGCCTATTTCAGGATGGGGATTAAACATGTGGATGTGGTGCGGACCGACTTCCTGCAGTATTCCATGACCAAGACCAAGCAGAGGCACTTGTTCCTGGAGCGCCTGGGCCGGTACCAGACCCCCGACAAGAAGGGGCAGACACAGGTGTCCAACCCGTTACTCAAGGACATTCTTAGAGTTTCGGAAGCTGAGTTTCTGGCCAGGACAGCCTGCTCTTCTGCTGAGGAGTTTGAGGTTTTTAAGAAACTCTtggccagggaggaggaggagtctgAGGGCTGCATGGCTGACGAGGAAagtctggaggaggaggaggagcaggagctggaggaggaggagcaggagctgTGA
- the MTERF4 gene encoding transcription termination factor 4, mitochondrial isoform X2 → MAALGRQVFDWHRRIALTWALIARQTPQLGEQKRTTAFFLRTLTTASNGGGLEKSSFVEPQKCAQEPEHRTGLIQCLLEKQRTPVEREKIVSSLLDMGFSDVHVHELFSIQPGKLKRVLYCCPEIFTMRQRDIEVIVGVLKEKCLFTVKQVTEILHRCPYVLREDPGELEYKFQYAYFRMGIKHVDVVRTDFLQYSMTKTKQRHLFLERLGRYQTPDKKGQTQVSNPLLKDILRVSEAEFLARTACSSAEEFEVFKKLLAREEEESEGCMADEESLEEEEEQELEEEEQEL, encoded by the exons ATGGCGGCGCTGGGCCGGCAG GTCTTTGATTGGCACCGCCGGATCGCCCTCACCTGGGCCCTCATTGCTAGGCAGACTCCTCAGCTTGGAGAACAGAAAAGGACGACTGCTTTTTTCTTGCGTACGCTGACGACAGCCTCCAATGGAGGGGGCCTTGAGAAGTCGTCCTTTGTTGAACCCCAAAAGTGTGCACAGGAACCAGAGCACAGGACGGGGCTGATTCAGTGCCTCCTTGAGAAGCAGAGGACTCCTGTGGAGCGAGAGAAGATCGTCAGTTCCCTCCTGGACATGGGTTTCAGTGATGTCCACGTTCATGAACTGTTCAGCATACAGCCAG GGAAATTAAAGAGGGTGCTTTACTGTTGCCCTGAAATTTTCACCATGCGTCAGCGGGACATTGAGGTCATTGTTGGGGTTCTCAAGGAGAAGTGCCTTTTCACGGTAAAGCAAGTCACTGAGATTTTGCACAGATGCCCCTATGTTCTTCGAGAGGACCCTGGTGAACTGGAATACAAATTCCAG TATGCCTATTTCAGGATGGGGATTAAACATGTGGATGTGGTGCGGACCGACTTCCTGCAGTATTCCATGACCAAGACCAAGCAGAGGCACTTGTTCCTGGAGCGCCTGGGCCGGTACCAGACCCCCGACAAGAAGGGGCAGACACAGGTGTCCAACCCGTTACTCAAGGACATTCTTAGAGTTTCGGAAGCTGAGTTTCTGGCCAGGACAGCCTGCTCTTCTGCTGAGGAGTTTGAGGTTTTTAAGAAACTCTtggccagggaggaggaggagtctgAGGGCTGCATGGCTGACGAGGAAagtctggaggaggaggaggagcaggagctggaggaggaggagcaggagctgTGA